In Acholeplasma equirhinis, the following proteins share a genomic window:
- a CDS encoding NAD(P)H-dependent glycerol-3-phosphate dehydrogenase: MKISVIGGGSWGTTLAQVLEDNGHETLVYDINKEGVDKINKGIHPFFDLPIEKIKATTSLEETLNFSDHLVLAVPTKFMRQSLSDINKLSFRKNYFINVSKGIEPNTLKRVSEIVKDEISKEFLGAYAVLTGPSHAEEVILRKLTVLTAASETSWFAQTVQKLFSNRTYLRIYTSDDLIGCEVGGAIKNAIAIVSGIMTGFGLGENARAALITRGILEIVRVVSAMGGKKETAFGLTGIGDLIVTASSNNSRNFNAGLKIGQGIPVDQVLAESRMVVEGVRAIQAAKDLCIKEGIELPIIEVAYDVIFNQLPVKDAITLLLTRELKAETLE, encoded by the coding sequence ATGAAGATTAGTGTCATTGGAGGTGGCTCATGGGGAACCACTTTAGCTCAAGTACTTGAAGATAATGGGCATGAAACTCTTGTTTATGATATCAACAAAGAAGGTGTTGATAAAATCAATAAGGGTATTCATCCATTCTTTGACTTACCGATTGAGAAAATTAAAGCAACAACTTCGTTAGAAGAAACATTAAATTTCTCCGATCATTTAGTACTTGCAGTTCCAACGAAATTTATGCGTCAATCGCTATCAGATATTAATAAACTTTCTTTTAGAAAGAACTATTTTATTAATGTCTCAAAAGGAATTGAGCCAAACACATTAAAACGTGTTTCTGAAATTGTTAAAGATGAAATTTCTAAAGAATTTCTTGGTGCATATGCAGTTTTAACTGGACCATCGCATGCTGAGGAAGTTATTCTTCGCAAATTAACTGTGTTAACAGCAGCAAGTGAAACATCTTGGTTTGCACAAACTGTACAAAAGCTCTTCTCAAACCGCACATATTTACGAATTTACACGTCAGACGACTTAATTGGTTGTGAAGTCGGTGGTGCAATTAAAAATGCCATCGCAATCGTTTCTGGTATTATGACTGGTTTTGGATTAGGTGAGAATGCACGTGCTGCATTAATCACACGTGGTATTCTTGAAATTGTTAGAGTTGTATCTGCAATGGGTGGAAAGAAAGAAACTGCCTTTGGTCTAACCGGTATTGGTGATTTAATTGTCACTGCATCAAGTAATAATTCTAGAAACTTTAATGCCGGTTTAAAGATTGGACAAGGTATACCTGTTGATCAAGTCTTAGCAGAATCTCGTATGGTTGTTGAAGGTGTAAGAGCCATTCAAGCAGCTAAAGATCTTTGTATAAAGGAAGGTATTGAACTTCCAATTATTGAAGTTGCATATGATGTGATTTTCAATCAATTGCCAGTTAAAGATGCAATTACACTCTTACTCACAAGGGAACTTAAAGCTGAAACCCTTGAGTAA
- a CDS encoding ankyrin repeat domain-containing protein, whose translation MDLFKYAFENDISLLQSNLDFIGVKDPRGKSLLHYAVLGSAHDVVDYLLSQDMDVNITDQLGETALFDCARKGKLLLAKKLIEKYARVDIENSRNETVLHLACHKGNLDMVKLLMESGANPMAKTTEDRLPIHYAILAGHEHLIHYLMEVSKLSWFYLDDASNTFLHYAARTTNESLIDLFLNQNLDPNALNDHFETPLFNAAKYGTKDTVMKLLKADCFIDIVNRRFETPIVLAKMNDHQDIARFLEEWKLSPTYIKLVESQSLTLAVLNRDYNKLRALLEQGYRLKKDHLKLTALDYANKYKLSVCINLLRPYA comes from the coding sequence TTGGATTTATTTAAGTATGCTTTTGAAAATGATATCTCATTACTACAATCCAATCTTGACTTTATCGGTGTTAAAGACCCTAGAGGTAAAAGTCTCTTACATTATGCAGTCTTAGGTAGTGCACACGATGTTGTTGATTACCTATTAAGCCAAGATATGGATGTAAATATAACAGATCAGTTAGGAGAAACTGCACTTTTTGATTGTGCAAGAAAAGGTAAATTACTACTGGCTAAAAAACTGATTGAAAAATATGCGAGAGTCGATATAGAAAACTCCAGAAATGAGACCGTTTTACACCTTGCTTGTCATAAAGGGAATTTAGACATGGTAAAGCTCTTAATGGAATCTGGTGCAAACCCTATGGCTAAAACAACAGAAGACCGGTTACCAATTCATTATGCAATTCTTGCTGGTCACGAACATTTAATTCATTACTTAATGGAAGTTTCTAAACTTTCTTGGTTCTATTTAGATGATGCATCCAATACATTTTTACATTATGCAGCACGCACAACGAATGAATCTTTAATTGATTTATTTTTGAATCAAAATCTAGATCCAAATGCTTTAAATGATCACTTTGAAACTCCACTGTTTAATGCAGCTAAATATGGTACCAAAGATACTGTCATGAAACTTTTAAAAGCTGATTGTTTTATCGATATTGTGAATCGTCGATTTGAGACACCAATTGTGCTTGCGAAAATGAATGATCATCAAGATATCGCTAGATTCTTAGAAGAATGGAAACTTTCACCAACTTATATTAAACTGGTTGAATCCCAAAGCTTAACACTCGCAGTATTAAACAGAGATTATAATAAATTAAGAGCCTTACTTGAACAAGGTTATCGATTAAAAAAGGACCATCTTAAATTGACAGCCCTTGATTATGCAAATAAATATAAATTAAGTGTATGTATTAATTTACTAAGACCTTATGCGTAA
- a CDS encoding CPBP family intramembrane glutamic endopeptidase encodes MQEQLDQIENEFKSLHDDEHEFNDSQKPRFAFAILTYLAYLIVPSIIVLLILAGSRDNSFIFKQASAVEMAIESAFSDVNGVLIIKTEDMPAFKPYQKILMPAYEKDGYTVYLNSYASFFTNEQDLGNVEVIIVDYRYQTVLTEQGFLTLISREKTNWANSATVNLYIAESSIPDFLPNETVSYLTTNNLLLEPSILINDTFSDIFSFVLYAAFSGILIVLLRPSLAKDLDPLKKIEKSTILGQTGLGVLYLFAGGIITNVIVSLLNTTLNIPEEISANQLSINRSLMGPLWFVMVIVAVVGAPIVEELVFRKAIFGLIKNQTVALIVSAVAFGSIHITTELLEGDMLLALTSGLSYIISGVLLGLIYIQNKKNIYMNMFIHGAYNLVAMILTIISLM; translated from the coding sequence ATGCAAGAACAATTAGATCAAATCGAAAACGAATTTAAATCATTACATGATGATGAGCATGAATTCAATGATAGTCAAAAACCTAGATTCGCTTTCGCAATACTAACTTATCTTGCTTACTTAATTGTACCATCTATAATTGTCTTATTGATTCTAGCTGGTTCACGTGATAATTCATTCATATTTAAGCAAGCAAGTGCTGTTGAAATGGCCATAGAATCAGCTTTTAGTGATGTCAATGGTGTCTTAATCATTAAAACTGAAGACATGCCTGCATTTAAGCCATATCAAAAGATTTTAATGCCTGCATATGAAAAAGATGGTTATACCGTTTATTTAAATTCTTACGCATCATTCTTTACTAATGAACAAGATTTAGGTAATGTTGAAGTCATCATTGTTGATTATCGATATCAAACTGTATTAACAGAACAAGGATTCCTAACATTAATTTCAAGAGAAAAAACAAATTGGGCTAACTCAGCAACTGTCAATCTATATATTGCAGAATCTTCAATTCCTGATTTTTTACCAAATGAAACAGTCAGTTATTTAACAACAAATAACTTATTATTAGAACCTTCCATACTGATTAATGATACATTCTCCGACATCTTCTCATTTGTTTTATATGCAGCCTTCTCTGGAATCTTAATTGTTTTACTTAGACCTTCACTTGCTAAAGATTTAGACCCTTTAAAGAAAATCGAAAAGTCTACAATCCTTGGTCAAACTGGTTTAGGTGTGCTTTATTTATTTGCAGGTGGCATTATAACAAATGTGATTGTTAGTTTATTAAATACGACATTAAATATTCCAGAAGAAATCTCTGCTAACCAACTTTCAATTAACAGATCACTCATGGGACCACTTTGGTTTGTTATGGTGATTGTTGCTGTCGTTGGTGCACCTATTGTTGAAGAACTCGTCTTCCGTAAAGCAATCTTTGGATTAATCAAGAACCAAACAGTTGCGTTAATTGTATCTGCTGTTGCCTTTGGATCAATTCATATTACAACTGAACTTTTAGAAGGAGATATGCTACTTGCTTTAACATCAGGTCTTTCTTATATCATCTCAGGTGTTTTACTCGGATTAATTTATATTCAAAATAAAAAGAATATTTACATGAACATGTTTATTCATGGTGCTTATAATTTAGTTGCTATGATCTTAACAATCATTAGTTTAATGTAA
- a CDS encoding HU family DNA-binding protein, translating to MNKTELVAHVADKAETTQVLAEAVINAFAEVVTETLAKRGEKVVVTGFGTFEVRNRVARKGKNPRTGEEIVVPAQKTPAFKAGKLLKDAVK from the coding sequence ATGAACAAAACTGAGTTAGTTGCTCATGTAGCCGACAAGGCTGAAACTACTCAAGTGTTAGCAGAAGCAGTTATCAATGCATTCGCTGAAGTTGTAACTGAAACACTTGCAAAAAGAGGGGAGAAAGTAGTTGTCACAGGTTTTGGTACTTTTGAAGTTAGAAATCGTGTAGCTAGAAAAGGTAAGAACCCTCGTACAGGCGAAGAAATTGTCGTTCCTGCACAAAAAACACCTGCTTTCAAAGCTGGTAAATTGTTAAAAGACGCAGTTAAATAA
- the rdgB gene encoding RdgB/HAM1 family non-canonical purine NTP pyrophosphatase: MKLAIVTSNKHKLEELRSILEGTPFELINIKPNESEVPKETGKTFVENAKIKALYYAKAYNIPVISDDSGLVVPSLYDLPGLYSSRYSGLGDIGNNLKLLKSLEGKTDRYAYFNCTICIAFPDLKTFVFEGKFEGAIGYSMDGSDGFGYDPIFIPKGESQSLAVLGSVYKRINSHRAAALKKFLEGKDEIINYWRYTWQK, translated from the coding sequence ATGAAATTAGCAATTGTCACTTCAAATAAACATAAATTAGAAGAACTTAGATCTATCTTAGAAGGTACACCTTTTGAACTCATAAATATCAAACCAAATGAATCTGAAGTACCAAAAGAAACTGGAAAAACTTTTGTTGAAAATGCGAAAATTAAAGCATTATATTATGCGAAGGCGTATAATATACCAGTCATCTCAGATGACTCCGGATTAGTTGTTCCATCACTTTACGATTTGCCTGGACTTTATTCATCAAGGTATTCTGGACTTGGTGACATAGGTAACAACCTGAAACTCTTAAAATCCTTAGAAGGAAAGACGGATCGATATGCGTATTTCAACTGTACGATTTGTATTGCTTTTCCTGATTTAAAAACATTTGTTTTTGAAGGTAAGTTTGAAGGTGCAATTGGTTATTCAATGGATGGTAGTGATGGTTTTGGTTATGATCCGATTTTTATTCCAAAAGGTGAATCCCAATCACTTGCAGTATTAGGTAGTGTTTATAAACGTATTAACTCTCATCGTGCAGCAGCACTTAAAAAATTTTTGGAGGGTAAGGATGAAATTATTAATTACTGGCGATATACATGGCAGAAGTGA
- a CDS encoding metallophosphoesterase family protein, with product MKLLITGDIHGRSDLLEKVIKNEEGFDLHLNTGDLGLDIKTVEKAKMIAVKGNNDYYHDLPTERLIEFDGLKILLTHGHLQSVKYGLQELIDLAESLKVDLCIFGHTHEAFYKTIHNITYINPGALSEFKDKSYAVFEKGKVSFIHVD from the coding sequence ATGAAATTATTAATTACTGGCGATATACATGGCAGAAGTGACTTGCTTGAAAAAGTCATAAAGAATGAAGAAGGCTTTGATCTGCATCTTAATACTGGAGATTTAGGATTAGATATTAAAACAGTAGAAAAAGCTAAAATGATAGCAGTTAAAGGTAATAATGATTATTATCATGATCTTCCAACTGAAAGACTGATTGAATTTGATGGTTTAAAAATACTTTTGACACACGGACACTTGCAAAGTGTTAAATATGGATTACAAGAATTGATTGATCTTGCAGAATCACTTAAAGTGGATCTTTGCATCTTTGGTCATACGCATGAAGCATTTTATAAAACAATTCACAATATTACCTATATTAATCCTGGTGCATTAAGTGAATTTAAAGATAAAAGCTATGCTGTATTTGAAAAAGGAAAGGTGAGTTTTATCCATGTCGATTGA
- a CDS encoding choline/ethanolamine kinase family protein, with protein MSIEKEMLEIAKNVFNVEEDKIVVESRFKGGMSNYTFKVLVNGEPFTIRKIGEGGEPIINLQTEKQHLDLIAPLGISSEIVYFDTKSGIKVSKYIEGTPLSQEFSEDDYKGVADTLHKLHHSNIKGADYDLKNRLRRYEKLLKETPSHDYHMLKMFWLKMYDEEFSSINKVFCHGDAQRSNFVKGTDKLYLLDWEFTGMNDPFYDIASFGNINFDDAEKLLSIYLDRPAQEEELRRLRFYRMYQVLQWHIVATYKHEIGLSEKLHLDFQMIADKYLKFAATLFEKIKG; from the coding sequence ATGTCGATTGAAAAAGAAATGCTAGAAATAGCAAAGAATGTATTTAATGTTGAAGAAGATAAGATTGTTGTTGAATCTCGTTTTAAAGGTGGAATGAGTAATTACACTTTTAAAGTGTTAGTGAATGGTGAACCTTTTACAATTCGTAAAATTGGTGAAGGTGGAGAACCAATCATTAACTTACAAACCGAAAAACAACATTTAGATTTAATTGCTCCACTTGGTATATCATCTGAAATTGTATATTTTGATACGAAGTCAGGTATCAAGGTATCAAAATATATTGAAGGTACACCTCTTTCACAAGAATTTAGTGAAGATGACTATAAAGGTGTTGCAGATACATTACATAAACTTCACCATTCAAACATCAAAGGTGCAGATTATGATTTAAAGAATCGATTAAGAAGATATGAAAAACTTTTAAAAGAAACTCCATCTCATGATTATCACATGTTAAAAATGTTTTGGTTAAAAATGTACGATGAAGAGTTTTCTTCTATCAATAAAGTATTTTGTCATGGGGATGCCCAAAGATCTAACTTTGTTAAAGGTACTGACAAACTGTATTTATTAGATTGGGAATTCACTGGTATGAATGACCCATTCTATGATATTGCATCATTTGGTAATATTAATTTTGATGATGCTGAAAAATTACTTTCTATTTATTTAGACAGACCTGCACAAGAGGAAGAATTAAGAAGATTAAGATTTTACAGAATGTACCAAGTACTTCAATGGCACATTGTTGCAACCTATAAACATGAAATTGGATTAAGCGAAAAACTACACTTAGATTTCCAAATGATTGCAGATAAGTACTTGAAATTTGCAGCAACCTTGTTTGAAAAAATTAAAGGGTGA